The Xenopus laevis strain J_2021 unplaced genomic scaffold, Xenopus_laevis_v10.1 Sca23, whole genome shotgun sequence genome has a segment encoding these proteins:
- the LOC108698152 gene encoding suppressor APC domain-containing protein 2 encodes MGRRAAQEQEVQRITALYLGGEMKGMCRSHNEATKEGLMDQCKHQRGRGEPRRHTVTSGVDYSLLKKMKELEQEKDFLLQGLEMVERARDWYHQQIHIVQEQQRNLGKTPTDYICDGKSSSLNQQLPKLMEVNRCLGELVATGKTSAPSPPTNMGQTAAPGVSGQQVQPGTMLKEQNRLLTKEVSEKSDRITQLEQEKSALIKQLFEARARNVQDSNPMDSTFI; translated from the exons atgggaaggagagcagcccaggagcaggaagtacagagaatcacagctctgtacctgg GTGGGGAGATGAAGGGGATGTGCCGGTCCCACAATGAGGCCACCAAAGAGGGGCTAATGGACCAGTGCAAACACCAGCGTGGCCGGGGGGAGCCCAGGAGACACACCGTTACCAGTGGGGTAGATTACAGCTTG ctgaagaagatgaaggagcTCGAGCAAGAGAAGGATTtcctcctgcaggggctggagaTGGTGGAAAGAGCACGAGACTGGTACCACCAGCAGATCCACATAGTCCAGGAGCAACAGAGGAACCTTGGCAAAACTCCAACA GATTATATCTGTGATGGAAAGTCCAGTTCCCTAAACCAACAACTCCCTAAATTAATGGAGGTAAATCGCTGCCTGGGGGAATTGGTTGCCACTGGGAAG ACTAGCGCTCCCTCCCCACCTACAAACATGGGTCAGACGGCGGCTCCGGGTGTATCGGGTCAGCAAGTACAACCGGGGACTATGCTGAAGGAACAGAACCGGCTTCTGACCAAG GAGGTGTCGGAGAAGAGCGACCGGATCACCCAACTGGAGCAGGAGAAGTCGGCTCTGATCAAGCAGCTGTTTGAGGCCCGAGCGAGAAACGTCCAGGATTCAAACCCAATGGACTCCACGTTCATATGA